The following nucleotide sequence is from Flavobacteriales bacterium.
CAAAAAAGACATGTAAGGAGGTAAACCAGGTATATGCGCCAGAGTACGTCTTTCTTATTCGTTGCCATCGATAACAATTTTTTTAGGGGGTGTTACAGACTCCTGCAGATTCAACGCCTCAACAGACCGAGCAACTTCGGACTGTTTGCTTTTAACCATTAGGTCAGATTTCAATGTGATGTATTCAGAGTTCAATTCTCTAAGCTCGCCTTCAAGGCTATCGATAGCTCTCACAGACTTTTCGGCGTAGTAGCCATTTCCAATATAACAGATAACTAAAAACGTGAGGAAAATTAAATAAGGAAGTGTTTGAACAACCTTATCCTTACCAAGGAAATTGCCATTGATGATATCCAATATGGTTTTTACAACCACATTTTGTTTTTCCTTTTGCTCCTTTTTCACTTTAGACATTACCCTAAATTTTTTCTGCTATTCTCAGTTTCGCGCTTCTTGCACGAGAATTAATTTCCATCTCCTCTTCCGTTGGCACTATAGCCTTTCTACTAATCATTTTAAAATCAGAAAGTACATTACCGAATTGATCTTTCTCTATTTCTCCTTTCAGATTACCCGATCTAATAAAATTCTTTACCAACCGGTCTTCTAATGAGTGGTAAGACATAATCACTAATCGACCGTCTTTCTTTAATACCTTTTTGCTCTGTGTAAGCAGATCTTTAAGTGCCGCAATTTCATCGTTCACCTCAATCCGCAATGCCTGGAATACCCTTGCGAGGAATTTATTCTCTTTCCCTTTTTGCAAAAACGATCGAATCGAATCTTTCAAATCGGTAACTGTCTTGATTTCCTTTTTATCTCTGTAATTCACGATGCCCTGTGCTACCTGTCTTGAATTTCTAATTTCGCCGTAGTTAAATAATACATCTGCAAGCTCATCTTTCGTGTAAGTCGCAAGTACATCCAGAGCCGTTAGCTCTGCCAAATCATTCATTCGCATATCTAAATCGGCATCGAATCGAATTGAAAATCCTCTTTCTGGTGTATCGAATTGATGTGAAGAAACGCCTAGGTCGGCAAGGATACCATCTACGCTTTCAACTTCCAGTTGGCGTAAATTAGTTTTGAGATGCCTGAAATTTTGTCTGATTAGTAAGAATCTTTCGTCGTCGATTGTATTGTTGGCTGCGTCTCCATCCTGGTCAAAAGCGTATAAGCGGCCGTCGGTCATCTGTTTCAATATCTCCTTTGAATGACCGCCTCCTCCGAATGTAACGTCGACATAAATTCCATTTTTTTTAATATTTAATCCTTCTATACATTGTGCCAGCATAACTGAATTATGGTATTCCATCAATCTTGGTCTTCTTCAATATCCCCCATCACCTCTTCGGCCAAATCCGCAAAATCAATTTCTTCGTTATTCATCATCTCATCATGGGTTGCTTTATCCCAGATCTCAATCTTGTTTATGAAAGATTTCAAAACGACCTCTTTCATCATATCACCATATGCCATCAATCGCTTTGGAAGAAGTAATCTTCCATTACCATCAATATTTAACTGTGTAGCGCCATTATTGAACCTTCTTACAAATTCTCTGTTTTTCTTCTTGTACAGATTAAGCTTGTTCAGTTTTTTCGTTTCGGCTTCCCATATATTCAATGGCCATAAAACAAGGCACTTTTCAAACCCTCTGTTTACAACAAAGAGCTCTTGTGCCGAAGGATCTAATTGCTTCTTTAACCCAGACGGGAACAAGAAGCGACCCTTTGCATCTATTTTACAATCAAATTCTCCTATAAAGTTTGCCATGCCTAATTAATCGCGTGCGTAAATATAACCATATTCCTCCCACATTTTACCACTTTCTCCCACGATTGTTAATAACATTACTCGTTATCAACATGTTTTGAACAATCCTGGCGCTTTTATCCCATTCTTAACTCCACCATTTTTAGAATTTCAGTTCGAAACCCCAGAAAACTTATTTCGTTTATTACATTGATTTACTGTCTATTAGATATGTCCATTTTCTGGCGTATTTATTCTACTTTTACACCTTTAAGTATAACATGGAATACACAATTCATTCTGAAGACAAGTTCGAGTACATTGAAGAAGGTGAAGGCCATGTAATCCTTATTCTACATGGACTTTTTGGAGCTCTCAGCAATTTTGCTGACGTGATAGAAGACTTTAAAGGAAAGTACAAGGTTATTGTACCCCTTCTCCCAATTTACACTTCTCCACTTTTATCCACCAACGTTGGGAGCCTTTCTAAATATGTTCGTGAATTTGTAAAATTTAAAGGTTTAAATGACTTTACATTACTAGGGAATTCGCTAGGCGGACACATTGCGTTAGTCTACACTTC
It contains:
- the rsmH gene encoding 16S rRNA (cytosine(1402)-N(4))-methyltransferase RsmH → MEYHNSVMLAQCIEGLNIKKNGIYVDVTFGGGGHSKEILKQMTDGRLYAFDQDGDAANNTIDDERFLLIRQNFRHLKTNLRQLEVESVDGILADLGVSSHQFDTPERGFSIRFDADLDMRMNDLAELTALDVLATYTKDELADVLFNYGEIRNSRQVAQGIVNYRDKKEIKTVTDLKDSIRSFLQKGKENKFLARVFQALRIEVNDEIAALKDLLTQSKKVLKKDGRLVIMSYHSLEDRLVKNFIRSGNLKGEIEKDQFGNVLSDFKMISRKAIVPTEEEMEINSRARSAKLRIAEKI
- the mraZ gene encoding division/cell wall cluster transcriptional repressor MraZ — translated: MANFIGEFDCKIDAKGRFLFPSGLKKQLDPSAQELFVVNRGFEKCLVLWPLNIWEAETKKLNKLNLYKKKNREFVRRFNNGATQLNIDGNGRLLLPKRLMAYGDMMKEVVLKSFINKIEIWDKATHDEMMNNEEIDFADLAEEVMGDIEEDQD